One genomic window of Halovivax cerinus includes the following:
- a CDS encoding Na+/H+ antiporter NhaC family protein — translation MAGYGALTLVPPLLAIGLAIRTRKAVPALFLGIWSGAILYAGGPTLFGDPNGWFREVLRERTLTPQTAFFGDPLGWGYDVVANGFGLFTAFEWITGAVADSFQAQILVFTLLLGSGVAMIWNLGGSYAVRDWALERLQTRRGGSLAAMALGLVIFFDDYANTAIVGSTIKDVSDQLGVSREKLSYIVDSTAAPVATLAISSWIAFQLDQIENAYDSLGLETHPSAMEIFLQSIPFNMYAVLAIVMVFLVVWTKRDYGEMLDAERRATSTGDVFRDDAQPMQDVQGTLGEPHTDDPRLVNFFAPIAVLLVVTLGTALWTGTPSDLTIETVLDAPFDTLYTMVIEASFASALIYGSFAMVATGFVLGHLQGSMDLREATDVTIDGFGIMLTAVTILVLAWGIGTTVGQLGTGEYVASAIGDSLPIALLPAVVLVTAAFIAFSTGTAWGTMGIITPIAIPVAWTMTGDHTMSAAVVGMVFSGAIFGDHSSPISDTTVLSATFTGADLVDHVRTQIPYALTVGGVATLMITVWGITRITPIVLLAIGAVLLVGLLYGLSEFDARRKGVDPVAANDGEHADGPIGPGSDGDVASDGGPAESE, via the coding sequence ATGGCAGGTTATGGCGCGTTAACACTCGTACCGCCGCTGCTGGCGATCGGCCTGGCGATCCGGACGCGGAAAGCCGTGCCCGCACTGTTTCTCGGCATCTGGTCGGGGGCAATCCTGTACGCCGGCGGGCCAACGCTCTTTGGCGACCCGAACGGCTGGTTCCGCGAGGTGCTGAGAGAGCGCACGCTCACGCCCCAGACGGCGTTCTTCGGTGATCCGCTCGGGTGGGGATACGACGTCGTGGCGAACGGGTTCGGCCTCTTCACGGCGTTCGAGTGGATAACCGGCGCCGTCGCCGACTCGTTCCAGGCGCAAATCCTCGTGTTCACGTTACTGCTCGGATCGGGCGTGGCGATGATCTGGAACCTCGGCGGGTCCTACGCGGTCAGAGACTGGGCGCTGGAGCGACTACAGACCCGCAGAGGGGGGTCCCTGGCCGCGATGGCCCTCGGACTGGTCATCTTCTTCGACGACTACGCCAACACGGCCATCGTCGGTTCGACCATCAAGGACGTCTCTGACCAGCTCGGTGTGTCCCGAGAGAAACTCTCGTACATCGTCGACTCGACCGCTGCGCCAGTCGCAACGCTCGCGATTTCGTCCTGGATCGCGTTCCAGCTGGATCAGATCGAGAACGCGTACGACAGTCTCGGGCTCGAAACACATCCGAGCGCGATGGAGATCTTCCTCCAGTCGATCCCGTTCAACATGTACGCGGTCCTGGCGATCGTCATGGTCTTTCTCGTCGTCTGGACGAAGCGCGATTACGGCGAGATGCTCGACGCGGAGCGACGAGCGACGAGTACCGGAGACGTGTTCCGTGACGACGCACAGCCGATGCAGGACGTCCAGGGGACGCTCGGCGAGCCGCACACGGACGATCCCCGGTTGGTGAACTTCTTCGCACCCATCGCCGTCCTACTCGTCGTGACGCTCGGCACAGCGCTCTGGACCGGCACACCGTCGGATCTAACGATCGAAACGGTCCTCGACGCACCGTTCGACACGCTGTATACGATGGTCATCGAGGCGAGTTTCGCGTCGGCGTTGATCTACGGCTCGTTCGCCATGGTTGCCACCGGCTTCGTGCTTGGCCACCTCCAGGGTAGCATGGACCTCCGGGAGGCCACGGACGTGACGATCGACGGGTTCGGAATCATGCTGACGGCCGTGACCATCCTCGTCCTCGCCTGGGGGATCGGGACGACCGTCGGCCAGCTCGGTACCGGGGAGTACGTCGCGAGCGCCATCGGCGACTCGCTGCCGATCGCACTTCTCCCCGCCGTCGTCCTCGTGACGGCCGCGTTCATCGCGTTCTCCACCGGTACCGCCTGGGGAACGATGGGTATCATCACCCCCATCGCTATTCCCGTCGCCTGGACGATGACCGGCGACCACACGATGAGCGCCGCCGTCGTCGGCATGGTCTTCTCGGGGGCCATCTTCGGCGACCACAGCTCGCCGATATCCGACACCACCGTCCTCTCGGCGACGTTCACCGGTGCCGACCTCGTCGACCACGTTCGGACCCAAATTCCCTACGCGCTGACCGTTGGCGGGGTAGCCACGCTGATGATCACCGTCTGGGGGATCACCCGCATCACGCCGATCGTCCTCCTGGCGATCGGAGCGGTCCTCCTGGTCGGGCTCCTGTACGGGCTCTCAGAGTTCGACGCGCGACGCAAGGGCGTCGATCCCGTCGCCGCGAACGACGGAGAGCACGCTGACGGACCGATCGGTCCCGGATCCGATGGGGACGTGGCGTCCGACGGCGGCCCCGCAGAGAGCGAGTAG